ATATTTCAGAAGGTTTAAATGGGGATCGTGTTGCTTGAATGTTACACATTTGTTTTTTGTTGTGATTAATGCTTTAAATTCAATAGACTATCTGTGTAATGTGGGTGCAACACGTGACCTCCGGTGATACAGATTGATTGCTGCGTTTAGGGGAGGGCAATGGTAAGAATGAACGGTGAAATATAATGCGTTACCGTTACACAGCGCTGCTGATAAAGTCGTTCTGTGTAACGGTAAAAAGCTGTAGGCGTTAATCTGCGAGCTTTTTGGATATCAGCGGCAAAAAGGCTTCAATGGGTTGTGCACCAACCAAAAGTTCGGGTTCAATCAACTGGTTATCTTTGACTTTACCAATGACGAAACTGGGGGTGCCATTAATCCCTAACTGCTGGCCATAAGCCAGATCGGCAGCGACCTGAGTTTTTATCGCAGGATCAGCAAGGCATTTTTTAAATGTATCCATATTGAGTTTTAACTGCTCGGCAGCGCTAGCATAAAGTTCGTCACCTAATGTCTTGACGTTGGCGAATAACCGTTCGCGCATCGGCCAATATTGCTGTTGCGCTTTAGCGCATTCAGCCGCAATGGCCGCGCCTTCGGCTTTGCTGTGAAAGCTCAGTGGGTAATTACGCACCACGTACAGTACTTTGCCATTATCAATAAACTCTGATTTGAGCTTGCTAAAACTGGTATCCATAAACCGTTTACAGTAGGGACACTGAAAATCTGAAAACTCCAGAATTGCCACCTTGGCATCCTTTGACCCCAAAGAGGGCAGGGTTCCCCCCAAATCCAGGTCTTTTAATGTCGGTAGTGTTTTGGTTTTAGGCCGGGTGGAATCAGTTGCTATCTGGTGAATTTCATCCACCTGTTTGGCGACTTGCTTGAGCTGGATCTGCAGATTTTTAACATCCTGCCGCAACATCTGTAGTTGCTGCTGATCATCTGACGGCTTAGGTTGGCAGGCAACCAATGCCGCACATGTTAACAACAGGCTAATGACTGAACCGTATTTATACATGGCTTGCTCCTTGGCAGAGTATCCCTTATACGGCTGGGAGTTATCATAATTGAATATTGCATTTTTTAATCAAGCGGTAAAAAGTCGTCCGTGAAATATTCAGTTGTCTGGCCGCGGCTGAGATATTGTTATTATTTTCGGTTACCGCTTTCAGTAACAAATCGGCATCCAGTTTTGCCCGTTGCAAATTAAGTGCTTCGCAGGATTCAACAATGGTATTAGCTGACAATCCTAACGCCTGCGCCTGAATTATCTTATTGTCAGTCAACACCACTGCGCGATGAATGCGGTTACGTAGTTCACGCACATTGCCTGGCCAACTGTAGCTACAGATGGCTTTTACGGCGTCATCACTGAATACCATATTTTTATCCGCCCCCAGACAGTCATCCAACAACTGCTGTGCCAGCAGCATAATATCACTGCGGTATTCTCTGAGACTTGGTACATGTAAGCGTAATACATTTAACCGGTGAAAGAGATCTTCACGAAAACGTCCTTCATCGACGGCGGATTCCAGATCCTGGTGAGACGCAAACAGTAAACGGCAATCCACCTTTAAAGGGGTATTACTGCCGATGCGCATAATGGTGTGATCATCGAGGAAATGCAGCAAATGGACTTGTAAATCTAGCGGTAAATCGGCAATTTCATCCAGAAATAAGGTTCCGCCATTGGCTTGTTCTATTTGACCAATATAGCGTTTATCTGCTCCGGTAAATGCGCCTTTTTCATGTCCGAATAACGTGGAGTGAATAATTCCCGACGGTAATGCACCACAATTAACGCTGATAAACGGCCCATCAGATCGTTTCGATAGTTGATGCAGCCATTTTGCACAGAGTCCTTTCCCTGAGCCGGTTTCACCACTGAGCAATACAGTTTCATCGGCAGCCCCAAATTTTTGCAAATTGCGTCGCAGCGCCTGCAGTATCGGATGGTCACCCTGAATATCTGGAATAATAGGATTTTTGCTGGATAAGGCGGGGATGGTCGGGCACAACTGCGCCATTCCCCATGCATGACCAATGGCATTTATCACACGACACCAGTCCACCGGAAGGTGGTAGTAATCCACGAAATTAGCGGATAACAGCCAGCTATTATCCTTATTTAAAGGTGTGTCAGAAATTCCCAGCCAGTAAATACAGGGAAATTGCTGGTGGATGGTATCGATTTCATTGGCCAGGAAGTGCTGATTACTCGTATTGATGGTGGCGACTGCCACCTGAATATTATATTTGTGAATTGCTTGCAGCGCTTGGGTGGCATTGTTGACCGGAACGCAACGCCAAGCGGTATTTTGAAGTTTTTGACGACATTGTTGCAGACAATCTTCTGGATCCAGCAATAAAAAATAACGTTTTTCAACGTTATCTGTTGCGGGAAGGTGTTTGTCTGTCTGGTCCATAACATGAGACCTTTTTTTGACCCGTTCTCCTTTAAATTTTAGGAAAGGTTTATCTAGGTAACAAACCTGACCAGCAGTATTTTGAATGGTACTATTGAGCTGGAAGTCCTTTATATAAGGTGCGGACCCAACGTTCTTTAGGAATAAAATTCCACCCCCAGTTTTGCCAGCGTTCCGGTAACGGCGTTGCGAGCATTTCATCTAGGGTTTTGCTACTTCGTTTGCCATCCAACATCCAGTTAATACAGTCATCAAGCATATGTTTGAAGCGCAGCAGATCGGCTTTTGTTGCTAACGAACCATGCCCGGGAATAATTTGGGTGTTGTCATCAACAAGGTCCAGTATTTGGGCCACGGCATCGCGATATCCAATGACTGAGCCACCGTGTTCTAGGTCGATGAAAGGAAACCGATCTTTAAAAAACAGATCGCCAGTATGTGCGACTTTTCCATCCTGCCATAGGACAATAGTATCGCTATCCGTGTGCGCTGGACCGAGGTGGATGAGTTTCATGACCTGACCGTTAAAATGAATTTCCAGGCTACTGTCAAAAACCAAGACCGGCAATGCATTGCGCTCTATGCGTTGTTCTTTTAGACGGGTAAGTACCTGAGTTTGTGCGATGATGGTGCCGTATTGGCCAAAGAAATTGTTACCGCCGACATGATCACCGTGAAAGTGGGTATTGATGATGTACTTCGGATATCCATCATGGAGTTCGTGCAAAGCGGCAGATATCTTATCTGCCATAGGGGCATATTGATCATCAATAATCAATAAACCATCATTACCAGCACTGACACCGATATTGCCTCCTGCGCCTTCAAGCATATAGCGACCTGGTGCTAGTTCAGTCGTTTTGACGGTAACGTTGGCAAAGGCATCCTGCTCGGCGGCATATGTCAGTGGTGTCATTATGTACGATACCAGCAGCAGTTTGCCTAACCATGTTGATGTTTGTTTCAGCACGCCTGCCATCATGTTTGCTCGTCCCGTGAATTGTTTGCAGATAGGGAATAAAGTACGGAATCGCTATTTTAACTCTAACAAAGAAGCCGCTAAAGCGGCTCTTTAAAAGAAGTCTCAGGTCCAGGGCAATAAGCTTCGGCTCAGTTGCAACGCGTGGCCGAAGTACATTGCACTATGGTGCCGCATCCGATAAAACGCCTGGTAACACAGAGGCACCAGATACAGACTGGTGAGGGTAGAAAATCCGAGTCCGCCAATGATAGCGATTGCCATTGGGGCATACGCCGGACCTCCTGCGCCGATTTGGGTATGACCAACTGCTAAAGGTACCAACCCTAAAATAGTGGTGCCCACCGTCATCAATACTGGCCGTAACCGGGTGATACAGACATCAGAAATTACCCGTGACAATTGATCCAAATCAGGTGTCATCTGGTTAATCTGATCAACCAGCACAATGCCATTGTTGACTACAATGCCCATCAACACCAGAATGCCGATCATTGCCATCACTGACATGGGGGTGTGGGTGAGCAGCAGTGCCCAGAAAACCCCAGTGATGGAAAACAATATGCTGGTGATAATCGCGCTTGGCAGTAACAGCGATTCAAACAGCGCGGCCATGACGATATAAATCATGGCTACCGCCAGCAGCATATTTATCAGCATCACTGATTGCTCTTCATCCTGCTTTTCAAATCCGCCGGTAAGTGAGAATCGATAGCCATCAGGAAAATTCACGTGTTGCATTACCTGAGTGATCTCTTTTTGCGCCTGTTCCATGGTGATGCCTTCCAGATTGGCTCCGATGGATAAGGCGGTTTCCCGATTATAATGGCGGATCACGTCAAATCGGGGTTCAATCGCAATGCTGGCGATAGTGCCTAGAGAAAATACCTTATCCCCGATCCTGGCAATAGGAAGCTGTTTCAACGTTTCCAGTGATTGCTGCCACTGTTGCTCATATAACAGCTCAATTCGCAGTTCTCCACTGGGATCATGACGGAATGAACGTAATTGCGTGCCACGTAATGCGGTGCCAACTGTGCTGGCAATATCGTTGAGTTTCAGTCCCATGCGTGCCGCTAACTCACGGTCAATATGGATCACGACTTCTTTTTGGGAACCATTGAGCTCGGAGCGAACATCCTGTAACCCTTTGATATGAGATAACAGCGGTATTACCTGCTGACTAAGTTGAATGAGTTCGCTGGTGGAGCGGCCGGTAAGGGTAACGCGCACACCAGAGGTTTCATCTCCCCAACCAAACTGTGGTTTTGCAAAGGCGTATTTGGGAAAACCAGCGCGGATCTGCTTTTTGAGCGCATTGACGTCTACGGGTAAATCGGGCTTGAGTAGGATCACTGAACTTGCTTCGTCCGTAGCGTAGTAGCTGTATACGGCATCAATGTAGAACTTCTCTTTATTGGCGTAGAGATAGTCTTCCATCTGATTAACCATTGCTTCCGTTACTCGCAGGCTATGGCGACCATCTACCTGATAGTTAATGTACATCCGTTCTGTACTGTCGCTGTCTTCGTTGTCTTTTTGCACGAATTGCAGTGGTAAGGCGGTCGACAGCAAAATCAAAACAGCGATCAGGGTGGATATTTTAGGGTGTGATAATACCCAGTCGAGACTGCGTTGATAATGCCGCTGCATTTTGGGTGGGGCCGCGTCAACCACGTCTTTTTTCAGTTTGATATGGGCCAGTAATAACGGAATTAAGGTTTTTGCCACCAACAGCGAAGCGGCCAAGGAGATACAGATAGCGACAGCGACATGTTCCAACATGACGGTCAGCTGCACCTTGACCCCAAAAATGTTGGGTAAAAATACGATGGCGGTGGTAAGTGTCCCGGCCAGTACCGCCAGTGATACTTTGTCGACCCCGGCAATGATGCCTTCTATCCCACCATGATGATGTTGTTGTTCCTGAAGCACGCTTTCTGACACGACTACAGCGTTATCAATCAACATCCCAATCGCCAGTAACAGTCCCATCATGGAAAGTATGTTGAGGCTGTAACCGAGAAAGTACATGCCGGCGAGTGTCAGACCGATAGAGATTGGCACCGACGACACCACAATGAGCGTCATCGGCAGGTTACGTAGAAACAGATATAACACCACGAACGACAGCAGTGCACCGATCAAGCCTGACATCAACAGTTCATGCAGTGAGGATTCTACTTCCAACCCTTGGTTATCCATGATGAACAGCTTAATACCGCGAAATTGCTGGTCTTTTTTGACTGTATCAATAACTTTCATCACTTTATTGGAAACATCCACCAGATTGGCACCTGACTCCTTGAATATGTCCAAACCGACAGCATATTTCTGGTCAAGATGGCGGCCTTCTGTCCGCTCAGGCAGCGCAAAGCGGATGTCTGCGACATCACCAAGATGAATCCCTGGTGCGATGGTTAATGCGCTTATTTCATCAAGGTTACGAAACTCTCCCTTGGGTGAGACTTGATACAGCATCCCATCGTCACGCAAATCACCGCCGCTAACGATAAAGTTCTCTCGGAGCAACCGTTGGCGCAGTTGTGGTAATGCAATACCACTGGCGGCAAGACGTTGGGCATCAATCCGGACTTCAATCTGCTTCTGATCGACTCCATAAAGCGTGACTTTGGAGACTCCGTCAACCCGTTCTAATGGTCTGCGCAACTGCTTATCCAGCAGATCAAATGCAGCAGATAGCTCGCGGTCACTGGATATGCGCACGGTGAGCACTGGCATGTCAGCGGTAGAGAATTGCTGAATAAGCACTCGCTCGACATCATCAGGCAGTAAATGTCGCACCGCATCGATTTTCTCGCGGGCTTCCAGACTGCGGGTGGCAACGTTTTCACCCCATTTCATCTTAATTTCGATTTCACTGCCATCCTGGCTCGATTTCGACCTCAGCTCATCCACACCGCCCATCGTTGCCAGGGATTCTTCCAGCACATTGGTAATATCCCGCTCAACTTCTGCCGGAGAAGAACCTTTGTAGGGCACCTGTACGTCAATTTCCGGAATATCGATACCGGGGAACATTTCCAGCGGTAACAAGCGTGCGGCCGCCATTCCGAATAACAAGATGGCGATAAAGAACATGCTGGTCGTGACCGGTCTTTTTAACGCGAGTGCTGTCAGGTTCATGCGTTGACTCCTGTCACTTTGTCGTCATCGGAAGGCGTAGCAGCTTTGGCCGTGAACGTTTTCCGATCAAACAAGGCATAAAGTACCGGGATAACGACCAGTGTCAGCAAGGTTGATAAACTCAAGCCGAAAATCACCGTGATAGCCATAGGTGCTCGCACTTCTGCACCATCACCCAGACCGATAGCCATGGGTAGCAAGCCAAGTGTGGTCGTGAGGGTTGTCATCAGAATAGGCCGTAACCGTGATGCAGCAGCCTCGCGGATAGCTTCCAGCTTATCGACGCCCGCTGCCCGCTGTTGGTTAATTCTGTCGACCAACACAATGGCGTTGTTTACGACAATTCCCGCCAGCATGATAAGTCCAATAAACACAACGACAGACAATTTACTGCCGGTGAGCCATAGACCATAGACGCTGCCGCTAAGGGCCATTGGTACCGCCATTAGGATTAACAAGGGATGCAGCAGCGATTCAAATTGACTGGCCATCACGATATAGACCAGAAATACCGCCAGGATCAGTGCAATTTTCAGCGAGTTGAAAGAGCTTTCCATTTCCTCATTCTGTCCACCGAAACGGGTTTGTACTGACGCTGATATTGGCACCTGAGCCAGTAACTGACGGGCGCTGCTAACGGCTTGATTTAGATCGCCATACGCTAAATTGGCAGAGACAATCGCTACCCGCTGTTGACTGACGCGATTTATGGCTGAAGGACCGATGGTCAACTGCACATCGGCGACAGCACTTAATGGCAGTGGATGTGGACTGTCAGGATTGATGAGCATGGCACCAATATCACTTATCTGCCTTCTCTCATCGGCTTCGCTGCGTACCAGAATATCAATTTTGCGTTCACGCAAGGTGTATTTACTGGCAACAGTACCACCAACACGTTGTGCAATCCTGGAGGCAATTGTCGGTGCGTCCAGGCCCAACGCTGCGATCCGCGCGTGGTCGAAGCGAATCGTGATTTCTGGCTGTCCATCTCGCAAGGTACTGTTGATGTCGGTAAATCGTGGATCCGTTTCCAAGGCTGTTACCAACGCATCAGCGCTGCTTTTTAATGGGCCAAGCTCGTAACCACTCAGCTCGATTTCCAACGGTGTTTTAAAGGTAAACAGCTCCGGAAACTCAATGTTGGCTTCTAGCTCTGGAATTGTTCGGGCTCGGGCTCGCAGCTTAGCGGCTACTTCTTCAAAAGCGTGGTGATCTACCAAAACCACTTGTAGTCGGCCCCAGTTTTCTCCGCCACGACTGGTATCAGATGTCATCAGCCCGCCACTGCCCGCCTGGCTGTATGCGTGTTTTACGGCATTATCGTTGCTGATTGATGAAGCCAGCTGTTGCAGCACTTTATCGGTATGGCTAACTTCAGTGCCGGGAGGCAACAGAATTTCCACATAGAATTCGCCTTGATTCATCGGCGGGATCAGCTGCATTCCCAGGCGATTAACCAGTAATCCAGCAGAAGCAGTAAACACTAACGCGATGGCGATTGTTACCGCTTTGTGCTGTAGCGCACTATTGAGTAACGGCCGATAGAACCGTATGAGCAGTTGATACCCAGCGTTAAATACCGCCGATAATGGCCGCATAATTAAGCCTACGAGCCAACTCATGAACCTGACAATCATTAGGATGAAAGTCATGAGAGTTCGTGGCAGCCAGTTAAATAGTAAGGTAAAGGGGAGCGCAAACACTGTGGTACCATAATAGCGGAACTTGCCCCAGCGGCTGTCAGGTAGCGGCTTGGATGCTCTTTTAACTAAGGGAGGTAAGGCTTTAAAACCCTCTCTGGAGGCCAGCATTGGAATAGATGTCAGTGCCACCAATAGCGATGCTAATAAGGCAAAAGTTACTGTAAGTGCTTGATCTTTAAAAAGTGCACCCGCAATACCATCGACAAATATTAACGGCACAAAAACGGCAAGTGTGGTCAGTGTTGACGCGGTAATTGCCCCAGCAACTTCGCGCGTTCCGGTGACGGCGGCATCCAGTCGGTTCATCCCGGTTGCCTTACAGCGGTCGATATTTTCCAGTACGACAATCGCATTATCTACCAACAGGCCGACCGCCAGTGCGATGCCGCCAAGTGACATAATGTTCAGGCTTAGTCCTGCAAAATACATCATGTTAAAGGTGGCAATTACTGAAAACGGAATCGAAATGGAGATGATGAGGGTGGGAATAATGTCACGCAGGAACAGATAGATCACCAGCATGGCCAATAGACTACCCATCAATGCCGAAGCGGTGACTTCGTTGATCGCACTTTCAATAAATTCCGACTGATCATAAATCACCTCCGGTGTCGGAGCGCCTGTTTTAGCCGCTTGGGCTTTCATGCGTTGCAGTTGTTGCTGTACTTTTTGGGCAACGGCCACTGTATTGGCATCACCTTCTTTATAAATCGCCAGTTCAATCGATTCCTGACCACCAATACGGGTGATATCTGAGCGCTCCTTAAAACCATCGGTGACTTGGGCAATATCGCCAAGACGTACCAAAGTTGAACCATTTTTATAGATGATAATGTTGGATAATTCTTGTAGGTTACGGAATTGGTTTACAGTTCTTACCAAATATTCTTTATCGCCCTGAACTACTTTGCCAGCCGACAGGTTGATGTTCTCTTGCGCGATCCGT
This portion of the Shewanella yunxiaonensis genome encodes:
- a CDS encoding DsbA family protein is translated as MYKYGSVISLLLTCAALVACQPKPSDDQQQLQMLRQDVKNLQIQLKQVAKQVDEIHQIATDSTRPKTKTLPTLKDLDLGGTLPSLGSKDAKVAILEFSDFQCPYCKRFMDTSFSKLKSEFIDNGKVLYVVRNYPLSFHSKAEGAAIAAECAKAQQQYWPMRERLFANVKTLGDELYASAAEQLKLNMDTFKKCLADPAIKTQVAADLAYGQQLGINGTPSFVIGKVKDNQLIEPELLVGAQPIEAFLPLISKKLAD
- a CDS encoding sigma-54 interaction domain-containing protein — protein: MDQTDKHLPATDNVEKRYFLLLDPEDCLQQCRQKLQNTAWRCVPVNNATQALQAIHKYNIQVAVATINTSNQHFLANEIDTIHQQFPCIYWLGISDTPLNKDNSWLLSANFVDYYHLPVDWCRVINAIGHAWGMAQLCPTIPALSSKNPIIPDIQGDHPILQALRRNLQKFGAADETVLLSGETGSGKGLCAKWLHQLSKRSDGPFISVNCGALPSGIIHSTLFGHEKGAFTGADKRYIGQIEQANGGTLFLDEIADLPLDLQVHLLHFLDDHTIMRIGSNTPLKVDCRLLFASHQDLESAVDEGRFREDLFHRLNVLRLHVPSLREYRSDIMLLAQQLLDDCLGADKNMVFSDDAVKAICSYSWPGNVRELRNRIHRAVVLTDNKIIQAQALGLSANTIVESCEALNLQRAKLDADLLLKAVTENNNNISAAARQLNISRTTFYRLIKKCNIQL
- a CDS encoding MBL fold metallo-hydrolase — protein: MMAGVLKQTSTWLGKLLLVSYIMTPLTYAAEQDAFANVTVKTTELAPGRYMLEGAGGNIGVSAGNDGLLIIDDQYAPMADKISAALHELHDGYPKYIINTHFHGDHVGGNNFFGQYGTIIAQTQVLTRLKEQRIERNALPVLVFDSSLEIHFNGQVMKLIHLGPAHTDSDTIVLWQDGKVAHTGDLFFKDRFPFIDLEHGGSVIGYRDAVAQILDLVDDNTQIIPGHGSLATKADLLRFKHMLDDCINWMLDGKRSSKTLDEMLATPLPERWQNWGWNFIPKERWVRTLYKGLPAQ
- a CDS encoding efflux RND transporter permease subunit, with amino-acid sequence MNLTALALKRPVTTSMFFIAILLFGMAAARLLPLEMFPGIDIPEIDVQVPYKGSSPAEVERDITNVLEESLATMGGVDELRSKSSQDGSEIEIKMKWGENVATRSLEAREKIDAVRHLLPDDVERVLIQQFSTADMPVLTVRISSDRELSAAFDLLDKQLRRPLERVDGVSKVTLYGVDQKQIEVRIDAQRLAASGIALPQLRQRLLRENFIVSGGDLRDDGMLYQVSPKGEFRNLDEISALTIAPGIHLGDVADIRFALPERTEGRHLDQKYAVGLDIFKESGANLVDVSNKVMKVIDTVKKDQQFRGIKLFIMDNQGLEVESSLHELLMSGLIGALLSFVVLYLFLRNLPMTLIVVSSVPISIGLTLAGMYFLGYSLNILSMMGLLLAIGMLIDNAVVVSESVLQEQQHHHGGIEGIIAGVDKVSLAVLAGTLTTAIVFLPNIFGVKVQLTVMLEHVAVAICISLAASLLVAKTLIPLLLAHIKLKKDVVDAAPPKMQRHYQRSLDWVLSHPKISTLIAVLILLSTALPLQFVQKDNEDSDSTERMYINYQVDGRHSLRVTEAMVNQMEDYLYANKEKFYIDAVYSYYATDEASSVILLKPDLPVDVNALKKQIRAGFPKYAFAKPQFGWGDETSGVRVTLTGRSTSELIQLSQQVIPLLSHIKGLQDVRSELNGSQKEVVIHIDRELAARMGLKLNDIASTVGTALRGTQLRSFRHDPSGELRIELLYEQQWQQSLETLKQLPIARIGDKVFSLGTIASIAIEPRFDVIRHYNRETALSIGANLEGITMEQAQKEITQVMQHVNFPDGYRFSLTGGFEKQDEEQSVMLINMLLAVAMIYIVMAALFESLLLPSAIITSILFSITGVFWALLLTHTPMSVMAMIGILVLMGIVVNNGIVLVDQINQMTPDLDQLSRVISDVCITRLRPVLMTVGTTILGLVPLAVGHTQIGAGGPAYAPMAIAIIGGLGFSTLTSLYLVPLCYQAFYRMRHHSAMYFGHALQLSRSLLPWT
- a CDS encoding efflux RND transporter permease subunit, which encodes MSMIDTSVKRPVTVWMFMLAIMLFGMVGFSRLAVKLLPDLSYPTLTIRTQYNGAAPVEVEQLVSKPIEEAVGIVKGLRKISSVSRSGTSDVELEFEWGTNMDLAGLEVREKLDTIELPLDVDKPVLLRFNPNLDPIMRLALPAKDGSEAELKQLRTYAEEELKRELETLPGVASVRLSGGLEQEIHILLNQQKLSQLNLNSELIKQRIAQENINLSAGKVVQGDKEYLVRTVNQFRNLQELSNIIIYKNGSTLVRLGDIAQVTDGFKERSDITRIGGQESIELAIYKEGDANTVAVAQKVQQQLQRMKAQAAKTGAPTPEVIYDQSEFIESAINEVTASALMGSLLAMLVIYLFLRDIIPTLIISISIPFSVIATFNMMYFAGLSLNIMSLGGIALAVGLLVDNAIVVLENIDRCKATGMNRLDAAVTGTREVAGAITASTLTTLAVFVPLIFVDGIAGALFKDQALTVTFALLASLLVALTSIPMLASREGFKALPPLVKRASKPLPDSRWGKFRYYGTTVFALPFTLLFNWLPRTLMTFILMIVRFMSWLVGLIMRPLSAVFNAGYQLLIRFYRPLLNSALQHKAVTIAIALVFTASAGLLVNRLGMQLIPPMNQGEFYVEILLPPGTEVSHTDKVLQQLASSISNDNAVKHAYSQAGSGGLMTSDTSRGGENWGRLQVVLVDHHAFEEVAAKLRARARTIPELEANIEFPELFTFKTPLEIELSGYELGPLKSSADALVTALETDPRFTDINSTLRDGQPEITIRFDHARIAALGLDAPTIASRIAQRVGGTVASKYTLRERKIDILVRSEADERRQISDIGAMLINPDSPHPLPLSAVADVQLTIGPSAINRVSQQRVAIVSANLAYGDLNQAVSSARQLLAQVPISASVQTRFGGQNEEMESSFNSLKIALILAVFLVYIVMASQFESLLHPLLILMAVPMALSGSVYGLWLTGSKLSVVVFIGLIMLAGIVVNNAIVLVDRINQQRAAGVDKLEAIREAAASRLRPILMTTLTTTLGLLPMAIGLGDGAEVRAPMAITVIFGLSLSTLLTLVVIPVLYALFDRKTFTAKAATPSDDDKVTGVNA